A DNA window from Daucus carota subsp. sativus chromosome 3, DH1 v3.0, whole genome shotgun sequence contains the following coding sequences:
- the LOC108212119 gene encoding uncharacterized protein LOC108212119, with amino-acid sequence MSNDRSWITRRMKPGGYGFTDEYNEGVKYFLAFARSNSRTPNDPNLLINCPCNICRNQLFQLIPDVEFHLIATGFLESYTNWHYHGEASGSRNEQMDDREDVYDEYEMFIDAFGKEAFDEEKSNHEDPNEQASNFLKNVNIVGEPIYPGNVKYSQLKFVTKLLHWKNRNKCSDKAFDELLLLLGDVFPDQHKLPFNYYAVKKMVKKLSLGYQKIHACENDCMLFYGDDKDLQHCKYCKLSRYKVATNAGNNTIPRKVLRHFKITPRLQRLYMSTRTAMHMKYHKNRIVTDGVLTHPADGEEWKDFDRNYPEFSAEIRNVRLGLATDGFPPYSNATSTVYSVWPVVLLVYNLPHTTCTKDPFMFMTLLVPGPNDPGKNLNIYLRPLIDELIDLWNVGVHTYDASTETNFMMRAALLWTISDFPGLGMVSGWSTHGKMACHVCMGEVKAKQLPHSRKSSFYGLHKGFLDKRRKNRKKGCTIRNKIASITFPQPGKPHAKERATGFGDWHNWTHVPSFFDLPYWDSLRFVNLCDFII; translated from the coding sequence aTGTCTAATGATCGTAGTTGGATTACTCGACGTATGAAACCCGGTGGTTATGGTTTTACGGATGAATATAATGAGggggttaaatattttttggcatTTGCGCGAAGTAATTCAAGAACACCAAATGATCCGAATCTTTTAATCAATTGTCCTTGCAATATATGTAGGAATCAATTATTCCAGCTCATTCCCGATGTTGAGTTTCATTTAATTGCAACCGGTTTTTTAGAAAGTTATACTAATTGGCACTATCATGGAGAAGCTAGTGGTTCAAGAAATGAACAAATGGATGATCGTGAAGATGTATATGATGAATATGAAATGTTTATCGATGCATTTGGTAAGGAGGCTTTTGATGAAGAAAAAAGTAACCACGAAGACCCGAATGAGCAAGCAtccaatttcttaaaaaatgtgAATATAGTCGGTGAGCCAATATACCCGGGAAATGTCAAATACTCTCAATTGAAGTTTGTTACGAAGTTACTGCATTGGAAGAATCGCAACAAATGTAGTGACAAAGCCTTTGATGAGCTTCTCCTTTTACTTGGAGATGTGTTTCCAGATCAACATAAGCTTCCATTCAATTATTATGCTGTCAAGAAGATGGTTAAGAAGCTGAGTTTGGGATATcaaaaaatacatgcatgtgagaatgattgtatgttattCTACGGTGATGATAAAGATCTACAACATTGCAAGTATTGTAAATTAAGCCGATACAAAGTTGCAACAAATGCTGGGAATAACACCATTCCAAGAAAGGTCTTGAGACATTTCAAGATTACTCCTCGGTTGCAGCGTTTGTACATGTCTACTCGCACGGCTATGCATATGAAGTATCACAAGAACAGAATTGTGACTGATGGGGTTCTTACTCATCCTGCAGATGGGGAAGAATGGAAGGACTTTGATAGGAACTATCCTGAATTTTCAGCTGAAATTCGTAATGTGAGACTTGGCCTTGCAACTGATGGATTTCCCCCGTACAGCAATGCTACCTCTACAGTATACTCGGTATGGCCAGTTGTACTACTTGTGTACAACCTTCCACACACTACGTGTACAAAGGATCCATTCATGTTCATGACATTGCTAGTACCCGGACCAAATGATCCCGGCAAGAATCTAAATATTTATCTCAGACCTCTGATTGATGAGTTGATCGATCTATGGAATGTTGGTGTGCACACATATGATGCTTCTACAGAGACAAATTTTATGATGCGAGCAGCCTTGCTATGGACTATAAGTGACTTTCCTGGGTTGGGAATGGTTAGTGGATGGTCAACTCATGGAAAAATGGCTTGCCATGTGTGTATGGGTGAAGTCAAAGCTAAACAATTGCCGCATAGTAGGAAGTCTAGTTTTTATGGGTTGCATAAGGGGTTCTTGGATAAACGTCGAAAAAATCGAAAGAAAGGTTGCACTATTCGCAACAAAATTGCTAGTATAACTTTCCCACAACCTGGGAAACCACACGCCAAAGAAAGGGCAACAGGATTTGGGGATTGGCACAACTGGACACATGTACCTAGCTTCTTTGACTTACCATATTGGGATTCGTTGCGTTTTGTCAATCTATGtgatttcataatttaa
- the LOC108213183 gene encoding dof zinc finger protein DOF2.4, which translates to MGFSTISAYLDPANWQQQPNNYQTNASLPPSIPAPPPLPQLHGGSGAGSIRPGSMTDRARMANIPMPETAQKCPRCESTNTKFCYFNNYSLTQPRHFCKTCRRYWTRGGALRNVPVGGGCRRNKRSSKTSSGNASKSPSRSETASGSTSSALPPNTSTATSFLGSLTSQFPQLRFMAPMSSTTHLNDQYGEIGMNYSANEMNFPIGSTSNYLFGGGGGGGLASVLSSGGSGVEQWRMQQGGNHHFPNFLGGFDPTVTSQQGLVYQGGGVEVASSGGGGYAAMADKFLNNSMLSQMALVKREGNNANANNNNNNSINRDDDHQTNLARQFLGSAGQVGISDHQQQWNPSGGTPAWTDLSGFSSSSTSNAL; encoded by the exons ATGGGGTTTTCCACCATTTCTGCTTATCTTGATCCAGCCAACTGGCAACAG CAACCGAATAATTACCAAACCAACGCTTCTCTTCCGCCGTCCATACCGGCGCCGCCACCGCTTCCTCAGCTCCACGGGGGCAGCGGAGCGGGATCTATTCGGCCCGGCTCGATGACAGACCGGGCCCGCATGGCGAACATACCCATGCCCGAAACAGCTCAGAAATGCCCCCGCTGCGAGTCGACGAACACGAAGTTCTGTTACTTCAACAACTACAGCCTGACTCAGCCTCGCCACTTCTGCAAGACGTGTAGAAGGTACTGGACTCGAGGCGGAGCCTTGAGGAACGTGCCGGTGGGAGGCGGCTGCAGGAGGAACAAAAGAAGCAGCAAAACTAGCAGTGGAAACGCTTCGAAATCTCCTTCTCGTAGCGAAACGgcttcgggctcaacgagctcAGCTCTTCCTCCAAACACTTCTACAGCTACAAGTTTCTTGGGGAGCTTGACTTCACAGTTCCCGCAGCTTCGCTTCATGGCTCCCATGAGTAGTACTACTCATCTCAATGATCAGTATGGAGAGATAGGAATGAATTATAGCGCGAATGAGATGAACTTTCCTATAGGAAGTACTAGCAATTACCTATTTGGTGGCGGTGGCGGTGGGGGACTTGCTTCTGTTTTGTCGAGTGGAGGATCAGGTGTTGAGCAGTGGAGGATGCAACAAGGGGGGAATCATCATTTCCCTAATTTCTTGGGAGGGTTTGATCCGACGGTCACCAGCCAACAAGGCCTAGTCTATCAAGGGGGTGGCGTCGAGGTGGCATCGTcgggtggtggtggttatgctGCAATGGCTGATAAGTTCTTAAACAACTCAATGCTTTCTCAGATGGCATTGGTGAAAAGGGAAGGAAATAATGCTAATgctaataacaataacaataacagcATTAATCGCGACGATGATCATCAGACAAATTTGGCAAGGCAGTTCTTGGGATCAGCAGGTCAAGTAGGAATCAGTGATCATCAGCAGCAATGGAACCCTAGTGGTGGTACCCCTGCATGGACAGATCTTTCGGGGTTCAGCTCTTCTTCTACAAGCAATGCTTTATGA
- the LOC108215034 gene encoding beta-glucuronosyltransferase GlcAT14C, translating into MKRPPIRLLPDTKWLIMPSLLISSLFIFLYLTLTLTPHPHHSDHTSFPQTHLSDSSNLPRFAYMISGTKGEGLQLKRLLQAVYHPRNYYLLHLDIEASDSERLELAKYVKSVEVMGNVMVIGKPDLVTVKGPTMIACTLHGVAVLLKKAKDWDWFINLSASDYPLMGQDDMLHIFSYLPRDLNFLEHSSTIGWKENQRARPIIIDPGLYHLKKSSVFYAKEKRSMPVSFKLFMGSAWVMLTRSFLEFSIWGWDNLPRTLLMYYTNFLSSPEGYFHSVVCNHKDYQNTTVNHDLHYIRWDNPPKQHPISLTIEHFEGMIQSGAPFARKFEKDDPVLDKIDKEVLRRSSGWLTPGGWCAGNSAQGKDPCLVYGSSDAIRPTLNSKRLESLVLELLSSENFRAKQCK; encoded by the exons ATGAAACGCCCTCCAATCCGCTTATTACCCGACACAAAATGGCTAATAATGCCCTCTCTCCTCATCTCATCTCTCTTCATCTTCCTCtacctaaccctaaccctaacccccCACCCCCACCACTCCGATCACACTTCCTTCCCCCAAACCCATCTCTCCGATTCTTCAAATCTGCCTCGATTTGCGTACATGATTTCGGGTACTAAAGGGGAGGGCTTGCAGCTGAAAAGGCTGCTTCAGGCTGTGTATCATCCCAGAAATTACTATTTGTTGCATCTCGATATCGAGGCTTCGGATAGCGAGAGGCTTGAGCTGGCTAAGTATGTCAAGTCGGTGGAGGTGATGGGGAATGTGATGGTGATTGGGAAGCCGGATTTGGTTACGGTCAAGGGGCCGACGATGATTGCGTGTACGCTTCATGGTGTTGCGGTGTTGTTGAAGAAGGCCAAGGATTGGGATTGGTTTATTAATCTGAGTGCTTCGGATTATCCGTTAATGGGACAAGATG ATATGCTGCACATTTTCTCCTACTTGCCTCGAGATCTGAACTTCCTTGAACACTCTAGTACAATCGGCTGGAAAGA GAATCAGAGAGCAAGACCGATCATTATAGACCCTGGCTTATATCATTTGAAGAAATCTAGTGTGTTTTATGCCAAAGAGAAACGATCAATGCCTGTTTCGTTTAAGCTATTCATGG GTTCTGCGTGGGTAATGCTTACAAGATCATTTCTCGAATTTAGTATATGGGGATGGGACAATCTTCCCCGGACTCTTCTCATGTACTACACAAATTTCTTGTCATCCCCTGAGGGGTACTTCCACTCGGTGGTCTGTAACCACAAGGATTACCAGAACACAACAGTGAACCATGACTTGCATTATATAAGATGGGACAATCCACCTAAACAACATCCTATTAGTCTCACGATAGAACATTTTGAAGGCATGATCCAGAGTGGTGCACCTTTTGCTCGCAAATTTGAGAAGGATgatcctgttcttgacaaaatTGACAAGGAAGTCCTGAGGAGATCTAGTGGCTGGTTAACCCCTGGGGGTTGGTGTGCAGGAAACTCTGCTCAAGGCAAAGATCCTTGTTTAGTTTATGGAAGTTCTGATGCGATTAGACCAACTTTGAATTCAAAGAGACTGGAAAGCCTTGTTCTGGAGCTCCTCAGTTCTGAAAACTTCAGGGCTAAACAATGTAAATAA
- the LOC108212120 gene encoding RING-H2 finger protein ATL33, which produces MANNTTTTNHLPSPAPNGGGTTSSTAVNIILSFLALICIPILIYAFFFLLKCPPYPVEWRRRRNLGEISGGEGDAKAGHVDVVYKSGGDSKKKEETSDEIDYDGECPVCLSMYVDGDEVRVLNVCKHRFHVSCINKWLVSHSNCPVCRASVRLKRVTQPSMAASDDLRQGLPDASSMV; this is translated from the coding sequence ATGGCCAACAATACCACCACCACAAACCACCTGCCGTCCCCGGCCCCCAACGGCGGTGGAACCACCAGCTCCACCGCCGTAAATATCATCCTCTCTTTTTTAGCACTTATTTGTATTCCGATTTTAATTTACGCCTTTTTTTTCCTCCTCAAGTGTCCTCCCTACCCTGTGGAGTGGCGCAGACGTAGAAATTTGGGCGAGATTTCCGGGGGAGAGGGGGATGCAAAAGCAGGACACGTGGATGTGGTTTATAAAAGCGGTGGAGACAGCAAGAAGAAGGAGGAGACAAGTGACGAGATAGATTATGATGGGGAGTGTCCGGTTTGTTTGTCAATGTATGTTGATGGGGACGAGGTTCGAGTGCTGAATGTTTGCAAACATAGGTTTCATGTTTCGTGTATTAATAAGTGGCTTGTTTCGCATAGTAATTGTCCGGTTTGTCGCGCTTCGGTGAGACTTAAACGGGTCACGCAGCCGAGTATGGCGGCTTCTGATGATCTCCGCCAGGGATTGCCGGATGCTTCGTCAATGGTTTAG
- the LOC108212121 gene encoding RING-H2 finger protein ATL51 yields MSNLGQEDHHHHDVNPLFIGLLGVIAGAIIVATLHFMLLGWCNSEERRQEAQQNERPWRNVRIGNTTRANIASSSSMSNSSLQSIPTFKYTKECNEGVCAICLGEFKENENLRILPECAHHFHVPCIDRWLGSHPNCPLCRADIMPSVPEPAAAVSSRDSFDHLDILFQEHVEAVSSRNDHVLEVPSQDNTSEANIVSLEHVVTISTRSDADHAGATSSSEISVGAH; encoded by the coding sequence ATGTCGAATTTAGGCCAAGAAGATCACCATCACCACGACGTGAACCCACTCTTCATCGGACTCCTCGGGGTCATTGCCGGGGCAATCATAGTCGCCACACTCCATTTCATGCTCCTCGGCTGGTGCAACTCCGAAGAGAGGCGCCAAGAAGCGCAGCAAAATGAGCGCCCGTGGCGAAACGTCCGAATCGGCAATACTACGAGAGCAAACATAGCTAGTAGCAGCAGTATGAGTAACTCGAGCCTGCAATCAATCCCAACTTTCAAGTACACCAAAGAGTGCAATGAAGGCGTATGTGCAATATGTCTCGGTGAATTCAAAGAAAATGAGAATTTACGAATATTGCCCGAATGCGCACATCATTTTCATGTTCCGTGTATTGATCGGTGGCTAGGTTCGCACCCGAATTGCCCGCTTTGTCGTGCCGACATTATGCCTTCTGTTCCAGAACCGGCCGCAGCCGTGTCTTCGAGGGATAGTTTTGATCATTTGGATATCTTGTTCCAGGAACATGTCGAGGCAGTGTCGTCGCGAAATGATCATGTCCTGGAAGTGCCGTCACAAGATAATACGAGTGAGGCAAATATAGTGTCATTAGAACATGTTGTGACGATTTCAACGAGGAGTGATGCGGATCATGCGGGGGCAACTTCGTCATCGGAAATATCAGTTGGCGCTCATTAG